The genomic window CGGTAAAATAATGATAGTCGCGATACTGCTGCTGTTAGCGGCGGCCAATAAATGGCGCTGGGTACCCGCCTTTGAACGTGGCGACGTCAACGCTTCCCGGCGGCTACAACGCAGTATTGCCGTAGAGATTCTGCTGGTGATGGTTATCCTGCTGATCACCGCCATACTGACAACAACCACCTCACCGTAGCCCTGGCAGTACTTGGCGACGCGTGTGAAGATGTTTCATTTATTCTTTGGGGATAACAGCAGGAGCGGACAATGACCTCACCCCCACACCAGAGCCATCCTGATATTATCAAACGCCTGAAACGCGCCAATGGTCACCTGCAAAGCGTCACCCGGATGATTGAGGATGAGCGCCCCTGCCTCGATATTGCCCAGCAGCTACATGCTGTTGAAAAGGCCATTCAACAGGCAAAACGAACCTTGATACAGGATCATATTGACCATTGCCTGGAAACCTCGCTGGATGAAATTGACCCACAACAGCAGGTAAAAATAGAGGATTTCAAGGCAATTGTGCGCTATCTGTGAACGGCAGACGTTGCATTGCGCACAGGCCATAGCCGCATCGCTGCCAGGGTGGAGGCCAAGGCTATCGTTCCCAGAACGGCAAACGCCACCGCCATACCCTGAGAAGCCCCAAGCCAGCCGGCAAGGGGGTAACCTATCAGCCAGCAGGCATGGGAAAGTGAAAACTGCGCGGCAAATAGAACGGGGCGCTCGTCAGCCTGGCAGGACTGCTTCAATAGCCGCCCGCTAGGCGTCATGACCATCGACGCCCCCGCTCCCAACACAAACCATAACAACAGCAAGCCATAAAAATCGGGAGACAGCAGCCCGCCGAATAAGGAAGCACTCATCAGCATCCCCCCGGCCAGCATCACAGCCCTCTGGTTCAACCGTTTGAGCAGGCGAGGCATTGATAGCGCGATCAACATCGAACCACTGCCCGCCGCCGCAAACGCAATCGCCACATCGGCCTCCCCCGCTTCAAGCACATGGCGCACATAGACCACAGTATTGACAATCTGCATGGCCCCAGCAGAGGCGACGGCCATATTCAGCGCCAATAAGCCTCTTAACCTGGGGGTACGCAAATAGATACCGATACCCTGGGTCAATCGCGCCCACACGCCCCCGACTACCTTGGCTGGTGCCTGTGATGAGGGCAGCGAAACACTCACCACCAGCAGCGCCGACAGCATAAAAGCAGCGGCGTTAAGCACGAATAACGCATTAAACGACATGACCGCCAATAACATGGCAGCAGACAGCGGGCTCAACAGATTTTCCAGGTCATAGGCAAGGCGCGACATGGAAAGCGCTTTAGTATAACGACGCTCATCTTCAAAAATATCGGGGATAGTCGCCTGAAACACGGGGGTAAATCCCGCTGAAAACGTATTAAGAAGAAAAATAAGCACGTAAACCTGCCATACCGCTGTGACAAACGGCAAGCTGACCACCACCAAGGCGCGCATCAGATCGAGCGCTACCAACAGCGCACGCCGCGGCAGCCGGGTGGCGTAAGCGCCTACTACAGGGGCCACTCCCACATAAGCGATCATCTTGATGGCCAGTGCGGTACCCAACACCTCACCCGCACGGTTTCCCGCCAACTCACTGGCCAGCAAGGCAAGCCCTACGGTGGTCAAGCCGGTACCGATCAGGGCAATCACCTGTGCCGAGAAAAGATGGCGATAGCGCTTATCCTGAAAGAGTTCCATGGCACACCTTACGCGAACAAACACGCCTGCCTGTGGCCTGCTTGCCCCATTATGAGTAAACGTCGTTTTATCCCCCCTAGGGGGATATCAACAGCTTAACAATGATGGGGAGCAGGAACAAAGGCTTGCAGCATATGAAAGCGCAGCGGTAGCCACAGCGCTGAACATATTCCGTCCCGCTGGAAACAACGGGGCGGCGCTGTCGGGTGCCGCCGAAGCCGCCACCGGCAGGCCATAATCACATTGATAATCAAAAAGATAGCCAAGCTCCGGGGAAGCCTGTCATTTTACCGTCACACCTATGCCGCATGATTGTCACTTTAGGTTAAGCGGGGCAGGTACCAGCATGACAGCGCATGAAGCACAATGGTTGGAACGCATTATCGACAAGGAACTGCTTGAGATTGTCTTCCAGCCGATTGTCGATGCCAGTGGGCCACGTATTTTTGGGTATGAAGCCCTGGTGCGTGGCCCTGCTGACTCTCCTCTGCATTCACCCCTGCGGCTTTTTGAGGTGGCCACCGGGACAGGCAAGCTGGTCGAGCTTGATCTGCTGTGTCGACGCCTGGCCATTCAGCGTTATGCCGAGCTTGCCTTACCGGGCATGCTGTTTCTCAACGTCATGCCCTTGACCATTATCGAACGTGATTTTGAAGAGGGCCTGACGCTTGGATTTATCCGCGAAGCCGGTATCCCGGCTGAGCAGGTGGTCATTGAGTTGACCGAACATGTGCCTATTCATGACTATGACCTGATGCGTCAGGCAGTCGATCATTATCGTGATATGGGCTTTCAGGTCGCGCTGGATGATCTGGGAGCCGGGCATTCCAGTTTGCGCCACTGGTCAGAGCTGCGCCCGGATTTCGTCAAGCTTGACCGGCATTTCATTTCCGGCATTGACCGTGATTCCGCCAAGCGTGAATTTCTCGGCTCCATCCTGGGAGTCGCCCGCAGCCTGAACTGTAAATTGATCGCAGAGGGCGTTGAAACAGCGGCAGAACACCTCTGCCTGTGGGAACTTGATCGTGGCCTGTCGCTTCTTCAAGGGTTTTATTTTGCTCGCCCAAGCGCCACACCCATTGAGCGTTTGACCATGCCGTTGCCGGGAACGGCAGATATCAGCCATAACCCTGGGCGCAGCGCGGGCACCCTGTGCAGACAAGTCGAGCCAGTCTCGCCAGAAGCTTCTATCCCACAGCTGGCTGAGCGTTTTCGCAACCATCCGGAGCTGCGTTGTGTCGCTGTGGTCAATGACGGCAAACCTCTGGGGGTTCTGCGCCGCAACCAGTTTTTGGCCCTGTTTACCAACCCCTACAGCCATTCGCTGTATGCAAAAACCCCGGTGATGCAGGTGGCGGATACGCGGATGTTGAGCGCAGAGACAAACATGTTGCTGGAAACCCTCAGCCAGCGCCTGACGGACAGCCACGACATTGAACAGGAAGACTTCGTGATTGTGGATAGCAAGGGCCATTACCAGGGAATGGGGAATATTGTTGACCTGCTACGCGAAATCACGGCCATTCAGGTGCGCCAGGCGCGTCATGCCAACCCTTTAACCGGCCTGCCCGGCAACATTCTCATCAATGAAACGCTGAGTGATCATCTGGCAGCCAGCACAGGTTTTGCTGCCGCTTACGTCGATCTGGATAATTTCAAAGCTTTCAATGATGCCTATGGCTATGCCCGAGGCGACCACGTCATCATCTCAATCGCACGACTGCTTCAGTCTCAGGTGGAAAGCGTCGGCGGTTTTACCGGCCATATTGGTGGGGATGACTTCATGCTGTTGCTGCCCCTGGCGCATTGGGAAAGTGTTATCCAGCAAATTCTGCAGCATGTTGAAACGATGGCACCGGGTTTTTATGAAGAAAGTGACCGCACACAAGGCGGCATCCACGTCGAGAATCGCCAAGGCAACGCCACCTTCTTTCCTTTTTTCAGTGTGTCAGTGGCGGTCAAACCGGTCGCGCCGAGCAGCGGCCTTAAAGCATTGGATATCGCCAGTGAACTGTCTGCACTCAAGCATCAGGCCAAAAAAGTGGCAGGTAACAGTCTGTTTGTTGACCGGCGTACATAAGGGTTGACCGGGAGCCTGAATAGGTTCAGCCACCAGCAGAATAATGCAGACGGTGATACCGGAACCACAGGAAAACACCTCGGTGCAATCTAGCAAATGCTTACAGAAGAGGAATCCACACACGGCCTAATCTTTAGCGCTTGCCGGCAACATGAACCTGACAAGTGATGACACAGCAGTTAAAAGGCTGCCGCAGATCTGCGCTTATGCCCTTGTTGGATGGGCACCATTATCTTGTGCCCACCCTGGCTATCTATCTAGCACAATCTATTTGGAGCGCCCTGCTGCGGTGGCTTCTGGTACTTCAATCAGCTTGCCGTTACTGACGTTATAGATGTAGCCGTGAATCGGAATATCTCCAGGCACCAGAGGATGATTGCGAATACGCTGCACATCTTCCAGAACACTCTGCTCCAGGTTAGAAATAGTCAGCCAACTGATGTGCTCACCCTCCGCAGAGCCACCACCGCCGCCAGCGTCATGCCAACCGGTTGCATCTACGCTGGCGCACTTCAGGCTGCTGCGCAACAGCTTGCGCATCACATCATCAGTAAACGTCTCCATACCACAGTCAGTGTGATGTATAACAAACCACTCGCGTGTACCCAACAATTTGTAGGAAATCACCAGAGAGCGAATCGCATCATCACTGGCTCGTCCTCCTGCATTGCGGATGACATGGGCATCACCCTCAGCAAGGCCAGCATACTTGGCTGGATCAAGGCGGGCATCCATGCAAGTCAGAATGGCGAAGTGCCGCCCTGGAGGCATGGGCAGGTTACCCTTCTCTCCAAAATTAGCGGAATAGTCCGCGTTTGCTGCCAGAACTTCTTCTTTGAGCTTACTCATGCTTATCTCCGTTGGTAGACATACCCGATACCGAGAACGTTAGGGTCTAGCAGCAAGCACCAAGCCTATGTTTTTTGCAGATGTTAATTTAGATTAAATCGAATGTCCAAAACTTACATACCGATTACACTGATAAATAACAGGAAAAGCCCCTTATCAATAAAGAGGGGCTTCACCGATTGTTGTAAGCAAGCAAAATTTCTTTCGAGGTATTCATATCACTCGACTTGGGTGGCAAGTTCACGGGCAATCGTGTCGAAGCTCACTGGCAACCACCCTACATGCAATAAGGGTTGCCCGCACATGCAGCACTAAGCCACTGGCAGCGAATCATCTCTGCCCCACTCTGACCAGGAACCGTCATACAGTGATAGATGATCATACCCGGCCAGCTCAGCTGCCAGCAAAATAATGCAGGCGGTGATACCTGAACCACAGGAAAACACCATCTGCTGCCCATTGCCGGATTGCAAGGTTGGAGCAAGCTGAGTAAATATTGCCTTGAGTTCGCTGGCGGGCTTGAAATGGTAACCCTCCAGCACCTCAGCAAAGGGTAGATTGCAGGAATGGGGAATATGGCCGCCGCGCACACCTGGACGGGGTTCTGGCGCCTGCCCCAGAAAACGCTCACGGGATCGGGCATCAATGACCGTTACCTGATCATCCTCCAGATGGTCTAAAACATATGCCGAGTCCCGAACCCGGTTATGATCAAGATTAGCCACAAAGCTGCCGGATGTTGCCGCATTGGCAACCGGCGCAGACACCACCTCTCGCCCTTCGGCCAGCCACTGCGGCAGCCCGCCATCCAGCACAAAAACGTGTTTGACACCCATCGCCCGAAAAATCCACCAAGCTCGAGGCGCTGAATAAATGCCCTGATTGTCATAGACCACCACCAGACTCTCAGCCGTAATGCCCAGCCTATGCGCTTCCCCAGTGACCTGTTTCTCAGTAGGAAAGGCGTGCGTCTGGGAAGATTGCGTGTCGCAGAGCCTACCCTCCAGGTCAATCTGGTAGCTGCCCGGTATCCACACCGGTTGATCATAAACAATCGGCTCTTTACCAATAACCGTCGCCATGCTCGCGTCAACCAGCACCAACCGTTGGTTATCCAGGTTTTCCTGCAGCCATTGGGTAGTCACAAGGGGTGAAGACATGGTGTTCTCCGGTCAGAGTTGGAAATGCATACGGTCGGTTTAGATACGCATCAGCGGCAAGCGATGCTACTTTCTTTAACCGCGAGCGTCTTGTCCAGTAAGCGTACTGAAACGCCTTGGAGATGTCTTCACCGCCAGAGCCCCAACGTGATTCTGATTAGTCAACATTGGCTAATCCGATTTGAGGATATCCCCGCAGCACGATAGCTGCAAAGTGGTCACACAGCATAGGGCCAGATTACTGGGTGGACATCATCATGATTTCTTTGTTGTAGCTAAAGGCAGCAATCGGCCAGGAGCGGATTTTCAGATTATTCTTATATGATGCCTACCTCACGCGTTGGTTTGAGTACGCAGGGCGTCGGCGGTTCTAGAACTCGTCAATAGCGTTGCACTTGGAACTTGAGACCGCCATGTATACCTTAAATATTAATTAGCCAATACTTAATATAACCTTAGATTCTTTCCATAAGTTCAAAATGAAGTGACTCAAGTATCCGGTAGCTCAATGAAATTATTTTCAGTTACAAAAATAAGAATTTGATGATATAAATCAGAAGGTTGAAGTGCACTTATATCATCACAAATCCGCTCTACGTTTTCTTCAAAGACCGTTCCCATTCTTGGATTATATAGCTCTACATTTCTTATTATGTAAGGTGACCTGCTATAATGATTCAGGGAAAGATATACCAACAACTGCCTTATATCATTGACGCTAAAATTCCTAAATCCAGCTTTAACCTCGATCAAAGAGTCGGCAAAAATAATATCGCCCTCGGCACTATTTAAGATCCCCAACCCTTCAAACTTTGGCGAAAAAGTTATGTCAGTAGCTCCTGCTGGGAAATATTTAACCATGTGAATTGCAATCGAACAAATATCAAGTAGCTCGTCTTTTAAGAGAGGAAGCTTCATAGAATTCCCGCGACTAAATATTTTCAACTTACTCTCGCAATCTTTTGCTAACTTATTGAAAATGACACTTGAAAATATTGACCCAGATCTAAGGTCACCCTCTTGTAATTCTCCAATCCTTACTAGCCGAAAAATCTCGAAAGCAATTGTATTACACAATGCGACATTTTCATTTCTCACTGGTTTTTCTGGCGCGTAAAGTGACTTCACCATTGCTTCATTAACTAACCTTATATAGTTATTGGCATTTGGAAGTAACTGAGACCAAAAGGAAGTAAATTTTTTAGAGAACGTGGTTTCGGAAATCATAAAGCATTCTCCAGATCTTTTTTCCCCACTCGCTCAGCCGCCCAATCTCGGTAAAGGCGCTCTATTGAATTGAAATTTCTCTTATTATGGTCCCGCCAGTGTTTGCCTTCATCGCCTAAAAAATATGATGCCAATATGAATGTTCGCCTTTGACGCGCATCCATTGTAGAAAATGTTTTCTTTATATCAGAAAGCCAGTAATGTGCTTTCCACTTGGTCATTACTTGA from Halomonas sp. CH40 includes these protein-coding regions:
- a CDS encoding metal-sensing transcriptional repressor, giving the protein MTSPPHQSHPDIIKRLKRANGHLQSVTRMIEDERPCLDIAQQLHAVEKAIQQAKRTLIQDHIDHCLETSLDEIDPQQQVKIEDFKAIVRYL
- a CDS encoding MFS transporter, whose protein sequence is MELFQDKRYRHLFSAQVIALIGTGLTTVGLALLASELAGNRAGEVLGTALAIKMIAYVGVAPVVGAYATRLPRRALLVALDLMRALVVVSLPFVTAVWQVYVLIFLLNTFSAGFTPVFQATIPDIFEDERRYTKALSMSRLAYDLENLLSPLSAAMLLAVMSFNALFVLNAAAFMLSALLVVSVSLPSSQAPAKVVGGVWARLTQGIGIYLRTPRLRGLLALNMAVASAGAMQIVNTVVYVRHVLEAGEADVAIAFAAAGSGSMLIALSMPRLLKRLNQRAVMLAGGMLMSASLFGGLLSPDFYGLLLLWFVLGAGASMVMTPSGRLLKQSCQADERPVLFAAQFSLSHACWLIGYPLAGWLGASQGMAVAFAVLGTIALASTLAAMRLWPVRNATSAVHR
- a CDS encoding EAL and GGDEF domain-containing protein, whose product is MTAHEAQWLERIIDKELLEIVFQPIVDASGPRIFGYEALVRGPADSPLHSPLRLFEVATGTGKLVELDLLCRRLAIQRYAELALPGMLFLNVMPLTIIERDFEEGLTLGFIREAGIPAEQVVIELTEHVPIHDYDLMRQAVDHYRDMGFQVALDDLGAGHSSLRHWSELRPDFVKLDRHFISGIDRDSAKREFLGSILGVARSLNCKLIAEGVETAAEHLCLWELDRGLSLLQGFYFARPSATPIERLTMPLPGTADISHNPGRSAGTLCRQVEPVSPEASIPQLAERFRNHPELRCVAVVNDGKPLGVLRRNQFLALFTNPYSHSLYAKTPVMQVADTRMLSAETNMLLETLSQRLTDSHDIEQEDFVIVDSKGHYQGMGNIVDLLREITAIQVRQARHANPLTGLPGNILINETLSDHLAASTGFAAAYVDLDNFKAFNDAYGYARGDHVIISIARLLQSQVESVGGFTGHIGGDDFMLLLPLAHWESVIQQILQHVETMAPGFYEESDRTQGGIHVENRQGNATFFPFFSVSVAVKPVAPSSGLKALDIASELSALKHQAKKVAGNSLFVDRRT
- a CDS encoding carbonic anhydrase, which encodes MSKLKEEVLAANADYSANFGEKGNLPMPPGRHFAILTCMDARLDPAKYAGLAEGDAHVIRNAGGRASDDAIRSLVISYKLLGTREWFVIHHTDCGMETFTDDVMRKLLRSSLKCASVDATGWHDAGGGGGSAEGEHISWLTISNLEQSVLEDVQRIRNHPLVPGDIPIHGYIYNVSNGKLIEVPEATAAGRSK
- a CDS encoding sulfurtransferase; this translates as MSSPLVTTQWLQENLDNQRLVLVDASMATVIGKEPIVYDQPVWIPGSYQIDLEGRLCDTQSSQTHAFPTEKQVTGEAHRLGITAESLVVVYDNQGIYSAPRAWWIFRAMGVKHVFVLDGGLPQWLAEGREVVSAPVANAATSGSFVANLDHNRVRDSAYVLDHLEDDQVTVIDARSRERFLGQAPEPRPGVRGGHIPHSCNLPFAEVLEGYHFKPASELKAIFTQLAPTLQSGNGQQMVFSCGSGITACIILLAAELAGYDHLSLYDGSWSEWGRDDSLPVA